In one Diabrotica virgifera virgifera chromosome 5, PGI_DIABVI_V3a genomic region, the following are encoded:
- the LOC114329043 gene encoding uncharacterized protein LOC114329043: MKSIFIITFFACIGLAVTVAIPMNIKGPAPDLDDPNCVVCFSAGNFIQGFKNSGDSKEEAKQQRNFICNLFNTDELMQICMSTYEEDVEYIYGVTDLRTVTEMCIDMNKCKAKPNI; encoded by the exons atgaaatcaattttcattattaCATTCTTTGCTTGCATTG gtctTGCAGTAACAGTTGCAATTCCAATGAACATAAAAGGTCCAGCTCCAGATTT AGATGATCCAAACTGTGTAGTCTGCTTTTCCGCTGGAAATTTTATTCAAGGATTTAAGAACTCAGGTGATTCCAAG GAAGAAGCAAAACAACAAAGAAATTTTATCTGTAACCTGTTTAACACTGACGAGCTAATGCAAATCTGTATGAGCACTTATGAAGAGGACGTCGAATATATTTATGGAGTAACTGACCTCAGAACAGTAACTGAAATGTGCATAGACATGAACAAATGTAAAGCTAAACCAAATATCTAa